A section of the Marispirochaeta aestuarii genome encodes:
- a CDS encoding MBL fold metallo-hydrolase — MGSVEGIIVDNKDSIRQLGNHTWVLEGPTNVGFIENNNDIYLIDSGNDKEAGRRISKVVQEQNWNLKAIINTHSNADHIGGNDYLQRKYSCDVYAPGIENVFRVS, encoded by the coding sequence ATGGGATCTGTTGAGGGAATAATAGTGGATAATAAAGACAGTATTCGACAGCTTGGCAATCATACCTGGGTTCTGGAAGGTCCCACCAATGTGGGATTCATTGAGAATAATAATGACATTTATCTCATTGACAGCGGTAACGATAAGGAAGCAGGCAGAAGAATCAGCAAAGTAGTACAGGAACAGAACTGGAATCTGAAGGCTATTATAAATACACATTCGAATGCTGACCATATTGGCGGGAACGACTACCTTCAGAGAAAATATTCATGTGACGTTTATGCCCCTGGCATTGAAAATGTATTTAGGGTCTCCTGA